From the genome of Hyphomonas adhaerens MHS-3, one region includes:
- the rnhB gene encoding ribonuclease HII — MDLFGTLTCGVDEAGRGPWAGPVTAAAVILDPANPIEGLTDSKKLSEAKREALAPLIRERAMAWCVAHASVEEIDRLNIREATFLAMRRAVEGLQHAPDLALIDGNALPGGLACEARAIVKGDLKEPAISAASILAKTVRDALMLELDAAYPGYGLARHKGYGTAIHAEALTRLGPAPCHRMSFAPVKAASLSA; from the coding sequence ATGGACCTGTTCGGAACCCTGACATGCGGCGTCGATGAAGCTGGCCGCGGCCCCTGGGCTGGCCCGGTGACGGCCGCCGCGGTGATCCTCGATCCGGCGAACCCGATTGAGGGCCTGACGGACTCCAAGAAACTCTCCGAAGCCAAACGCGAAGCCCTCGCGCCGCTCATCCGCGAACGCGCCATGGCCTGGTGCGTCGCCCATGCCAGCGTCGAGGAAATCGACCGGCTGAACATCCGCGAGGCGACCTTCCTCGCCATGCGGCGCGCGGTGGAGGGGCTGCAGCATGCGCCCGACCTGGCGCTGATCGACGGCAACGCCCTGCCCGGCGGCCTGGCCTGCGAGGCCCGCGCCATCGTGAAGGGCGATTTGAAAGAACCTGCCATCTCGGCTGCCTCGATCCTCGCCAAAACGGTGCGGGACGCCCTGATGCTGGAGCTGGACGCGGCCTATCCCGGCTATGGCCTCGCCCGGCACAAGGGATACGGCACCGCCATACATGCCGAAGCCCTCACCCGTCTCGGCCCGGCGCCGTGCCACAGGATGAGCTTTGCCCCCGTCAAGGCAGCCAGCCTGTCCGCCTGA
- a CDS encoding FAD-dependent oxidoreductase, with product MIYDLVIVGGGIGGSALATVMARAGRSVLVLEKSEHYEDRVRGEWIAPWGVVETKRIDLYDTLVAAGGHHLSEHVTYDESLPPDMCEAAPLPLNMLIPDIPGPLCIGHPHHCQTLYDAAAAAGATCLRPVNVESVTLGETSSVTFTRGDRQHTVEARLIVGAEGRQSMVRAAAGVKLHQDRPHHWFAGLLVEQVEGWDPKRQAIGTEGNFGFLAFPQGDGRVRIYGGYPLEEKGRFAGEDGPARFLEAFRMACAPPNAALAEGTPAGPLYSYFNNDSWTVEPFAPGCVLIGDAAGWNDPINGLGLSITYRDVRIVSDILKDTPEGDGPDFAAYAEERAERMRRLRFAGQLQATLDMEFGETAKARRLSYHTRKAEDPTLGLHGIAIMAGPESVPEEFFTDAHRARVLGQPQKEPA from the coding sequence ATGATCTATGATCTCGTCATTGTAGGCGGTGGAATCGGAGGCAGTGCGCTGGCCACCGTCATGGCGCGCGCTGGACGCAGCGTGCTGGTACTGGAAAAATCAGAGCATTACGAAGATCGTGTCCGCGGCGAATGGATCGCCCCCTGGGGCGTTGTGGAGACGAAACGCATCGACCTCTATGATACGCTGGTGGCGGCTGGCGGGCATCATCTGTCGGAGCACGTCACCTATGATGAAAGCCTGCCGCCGGACATGTGCGAGGCGGCCCCGCTGCCACTGAACATGCTGATCCCGGATATTCCGGGTCCGCTTTGCATCGGCCATCCCCATCACTGCCAGACGCTCTACGACGCAGCGGCGGCAGCAGGCGCGACCTGTCTGCGGCCGGTCAATGTGGAGTCGGTGACGCTTGGCGAGACATCCTCGGTGACTTTCACGCGGGGTGACCGGCAGCACACCGTCGAAGCCCGTCTGATCGTCGGCGCAGAGGGGCGGCAATCCATGGTGCGCGCCGCCGCCGGGGTGAAGCTGCACCAGGACCGGCCGCATCACTGGTTTGCAGGCCTGCTGGTCGAACAGGTCGAAGGCTGGGACCCGAAGCGGCAGGCCATCGGAACCGAAGGCAATTTCGGCTTTCTTGCCTTCCCGCAGGGCGATGGCCGCGTGCGCATCTATGGCGGCTATCCGCTGGAGGAAAAAGGCCGCTTCGCCGGGGAAGACGGCCCCGCGCGGTTCCTTGAGGCCTTCCGCATGGCGTGCGCCCCGCCCAATGCTGCGCTCGCCGAGGGCACACCGGCGGGCCCGCTCTATTCCTACTTCAACAATGACAGCTGGACGGTCGAACCGTTCGCGCCGGGCTGTGTGCTGATCGGCGACGCGGCAGGCTGGAACGACCCGATCAATGGCCTCGGCCTGTCGATCACCTATCGCGATGTGCGGATCGTGTCAGATATCCTGAAGGACACGCCGGAAGGCGACGGACCGGATTTTGCCGCTTATGCCGAAGAGCGTGCGGAACGGATGCGGCGGCTGCGCTTTGCAGGCCAGCTCCAGGCCACCCTCGATATGGAATTCGGGGAAACCGCCAAGGCCCGGCGCCTGTCCTACCATACCCGCAAGGCGGAGGACCCGACCCTCGGCCTGCACGGCATTGCGATCATGGCCGGTCCGGAAAGCGTGCCGGAGGAGTTCTTTACCGACGCGCACCGCGCCCGCGTGTTGGGGCAGCCTCAGAAGGAACCGGCATGA
- a CDS encoding nuclear transport factor 2 family protein, whose product MSIDIEKFNADWLDAWTSKDVDRLVAFYAPDTVYKDPQTAAGLNGRDALSTYLTGLFGATPPMTYTPDETWPIPGGYCGRWYCKVGKDGTDGLLRGFDLVIIEQGLIKLNEVYVHEIPEG is encoded by the coding sequence ATGAGTATCGATATCGAAAAATTCAACGCCGACTGGCTGGATGCCTGGACGAGCAAGGATGTCGACCGTCTGGTGGCCTTCTATGCGCCGGACACCGTCTACAAGGATCCGCAGACCGCCGCAGGCCTGAACGGCCGCGACGCGCTCAGCACCTACCTGACCGGCCTGTTCGGCGCGACACCGCCGATGACTTACACGCCGGACGAAACCTGGCCGATTCCCGGCGGGTATTGCGGCCGCTGGTATTGCAAGGTGGGCAAAGACGGAACGGACGGCCTGCTGAGGGGCTTCGACCTCGTGATCATCGAGCAGGGCCTGATCAAACTCAACGAAGTCTACGTTCACGAGATTCCCGAGGGTTAA
- a CDS encoding GIY-YIG nuclease family protein, with the protein MLFLFGWQTWWGESGRPYRFNITLTRKGLPDEGGIYIFVRRRFVFFLQPLYIGKATNFRSRLIGHERWWEAWWKRGATERHIMIVKKPADRARIEEDLIRNYQPRMNDILIPRGADDAPNNKRLRRWWKIKRWFRIPFLT; encoded by the coding sequence ATGCTGTTTCTGTTTGGCTGGCAAACCTGGTGGGGTGAGTCCGGCCGGCCGTACCGGTTCAATATTACGCTGACGCGCAAGGGCCTGCCGGATGAGGGCGGGATCTATATATTCGTGCGCCGCCGGTTCGTATTCTTCCTGCAGCCGCTCTACATCGGCAAGGCGACCAATTTCCGCTCGCGCCTGATCGGGCATGAACGCTGGTGGGAAGCCTGGTGGAAACGCGGCGCCACCGAACGTCACATCATGATCGTCAAGAAACCGGCAGACCGGGCGCGGATCGAGGAAGACCTGATCCGCAATTACCAGCCGCGCATGAATGATATCCTCATTCCACGCGGCGCCGATGACGCGCCGAACAACAAGCGCCTGCGCCGCTGGTGGAAGATCAAGCGCTGGTTCCGGATTCCATTCCTCACCTAG
- a CDS encoding transglutaminase-like domain-containing protein gives MKLHVSSDLHYSFQPGTGAVVSVHAATSPDQTVISESLEIDPLPELVFDPADARGERRFRGEFSGDVRIRYEAVVDNGARSLLPSAATRHAWPDLPTEALVFLLPSRYCSSDRFISFAEKTFGTIPEGGAMVQAVLSWLYENIEYAFGISSSDTTAEHTFVERKGVCRDFTHLGITLCRALNIPARAVSAYAMGLEPQDFHAVFEVYLENAWWLVDPTGLVPVENLVRIGVGRDAADIAFLSTTSPCSLIWQTVKVLPAV, from the coding sequence ATGAAGCTGCACGTGTCGTCAGACCTGCATTATTCTTTCCAGCCTGGGACAGGGGCCGTTGTTTCGGTTCATGCCGCGACCTCACCGGACCAGACCGTCATATCGGAAAGCCTTGAGATCGACCCGCTGCCAGAGCTGGTCTTCGATCCGGCGGACGCCCGTGGCGAGCGCCGCTTCCGGGGAGAATTCTCCGGTGATGTGCGCATCCGGTACGAAGCGGTTGTCGACAATGGTGCGCGATCTCTCCTGCCATCCGCGGCGACCCGGCACGCCTGGCCGGACCTTCCGACCGAAGCGCTCGTCTTCCTGTTGCCCAGCCGCTATTGTTCGTCGGACCGGTTCATCTCATTCGCGGAGAAAACGTTCGGAACGATCCCGGAGGGCGGCGCCATGGTGCAGGCGGTGCTGAGCTGGCTTTACGAAAATATCGAATATGCCTTTGGCATCAGCAGCTCCGACACGACAGCCGAGCACACATTTGTGGAGCGCAAAGGCGTTTGCCGCGATTTTACCCATCTTGGCATCACGCTCTGCCGCGCCCTCAACATTCCGGCCCGCGCGGTCAGCGCCTATGCGATGGGGCTGGAGCCGCAGGATTTCCATGCGGTGTTCGAAGTGTATCTTGAGAATGCCTGGTGGCTGGTTGATCCGACCGGGCTGGTGCCGGTCGAAAATCTGGTCCGGATCGGTGTCGGGCGCGATGCGGCGGACATCGCTTTTCTGTCCACCACGTCACCCTGCAGTCTGATCTGGCAGACTGTGAAGGTCTTGCCTGCGGTCTAG
- the ttcA gene encoding tRNA 2-thiocytidine(32) synthetase TtcA codes for MAKLHAMADDVSTFTGAPPLFTDAPDSVSFKKLRKRLVRGALQAIDAYGMVDRRAVESGEIPRPKWLVCLSGGKDSYGLLAVLMDLQYQGALPVDLIACNLDQGQPGFPKHILPDWLEKIGAPYRIVTEDTYSIVTEKVPEGRTFCSMCSRLRRGILYRIAREEGCDAIVLGHHRDDALETFMMNLIHGGRLAAMPPKLLNDEGDVMVLRPLITAAEDDLEKFSNAMNFPIIPCNLCGSQDGLQRVAMKQMLTDWERKKPGVRQVMAHALATVRPSHLHDPKIFDFLGLAPGGEGEDDPNVPF; via the coding sequence ATGGCAAAGCTGCACGCCATGGCAGATGATGTTTCCACTTTCACCGGCGCCCCGCCGCTGTTCACCGACGCCCCGGATTCGGTGAGCTTCAAGAAACTGCGCAAGCGGCTGGTGCGCGGCGCCCTCCAGGCGATCGACGCGTATGGCATGGTTGACCGGCGCGCCGTCGAGAGCGGCGAGATTCCCCGGCCGAAATGGCTGGTCTGCCTGTCGGGCGGCAAGGACTCGTATGGCCTGCTGGCGGTGCTGATGGACCTGCAATACCAGGGCGCCCTGCCCGTGGATCTGATCGCCTGCAATCTCGACCAGGGCCAGCCGGGCTTTCCGAAACACATCCTGCCGGACTGGCTGGAAAAGATCGGCGCGCCCTATCGCATCGTGACCGAGGACACCTATTCCATCGTCACAGAGAAAGTGCCGGAGGGACGGACCTTCTGCTCCATGTGTTCGCGCCTGCGCAGGGGCATCCTCTACCGCATCGCGCGGGAGGAAGGCTGCGACGCCATCGTTCTGGGTCACCACCGCGACGACGCGCTGGAGACGTTCATGATGAACCTCATCCATGGCGGACGTCTCGCCGCGATGCCGCCAAAGCTGCTGAATGATGAGGGCGATGTCATGGTGCTCCGCCCTCTGATTACAGCTGCGGAGGACGATCTTGAGAAGTTCTCCAATGCAATGAACTTCCCGATCATCCCGTGCAATCTGTGCGGCAGCCAGGACGGCCTGCAGCGCGTCGCCATGAAACAAATGCTGACAGATTGGGAACGCAAGAAGCCCGGCGTCCGGCAGGTCATGGCCCACGCCCTCGCCACTGTCCGGCCCAGCCACCTCCATGACCCGAAGATCTTCGACTTCCTGGGCCTCGCCCCCGGCGGCGAAGGCGAAGACGACCCGAACGTCCCGTTCTGA
- a CDS encoding helix-turn-helix transcriptional regulator has translation MELLAVRLKQNAHCTVGDLARELGVSERTISRDLSLMRDQGMQIDADRGRGGGVRLDRNWGVGRMNLSYAEAVDLLISLAVTEQMNSPMFLANLDSIRRQLVASFSPAKREMVDRLKSRILVGVTASTYVQAGTSPPPKPIVQALHQAFTDQETLAIRYQREDGETSSREIEPHYLLLKYPVWYVVAQDHLRNASRTFRCDRILAASRTGTHFRLLPKEAFQLTPDGDELVM, from the coding sequence ATGGAATTGCTGGCGGTCCGGCTCAAGCAGAACGCGCATTGCACGGTCGGGGATCTGGCGCGTGAGCTCGGTGTCAGCGAGCGAACGATCTCGCGGGATCTTTCCCTCATGCGAGACCAGGGCATGCAGATCGATGCCGATCGCGGCCGGGGCGGAGGCGTCCGCCTGGACCGAAACTGGGGCGTTGGCCGGATGAACCTGTCCTATGCCGAAGCAGTCGACCTTCTGATCAGCCTTGCCGTCACAGAGCAAATGAACTCGCCCATGTTCCTGGCGAACCTCGACTCGATCAGGCGGCAATTGGTGGCCTCCTTTTCGCCGGCAAAGCGCGAAATGGTAGACCGCCTGAAATCCCGTATCCTCGTGGGCGTCACCGCGTCGACCTATGTGCAGGCAGGGACGTCGCCTCCACCAAAGCCGATCGTTCAGGCCTTGCATCAGGCATTCACGGATCAGGAAACGCTGGCGATACGATACCAGAGAGAGGATGGTGAGACGTCCAGCCGGGAAATCGAACCGCACTACCTCCTGCTGAAATACCCTGTCTGGTATGTTGTCGCGCAGGACCATCTGCGGAATGCATCGCGCACATTTCGGTGCGACCGGATACTGGCGGCCTCAAGAACGGGCACCCATTTCCGCCTTCTGCCCAAGGAAGCGTTCCAGCTGACTCCGGACGGTGACGAACTGGTTATGTGA
- a CDS encoding VOC family protein, producing the protein MRMNYFVVGTNDMNASIEFYDALFERSGLNRVSPSDRMTYWLGEDFAFAAALPFDGRQATNGNGTMVGFSVGTAEAVRQFHERAIELGGTCEGAPGQRGPRLSAYVRDIDGNKLCFSD; encoded by the coding sequence ATGCGAATGAACTATTTCGTTGTCGGTACAAACGACATGAACGCTTCCATTGAGTTTTACGATGCCCTCTTCGAGCGGTCAGGCCTGAACCGCGTCTCCCCGTCAGACAGGATGACCTACTGGCTGGGCGAGGATTTTGCATTTGCGGCAGCCCTGCCCTTTGACGGAAGGCAAGCCACCAATGGAAATGGAACCATGGTCGGCTTCAGTGTCGGGACCGCGGAAGCCGTCAGGCAGTTCCATGAACGGGCCATTGAACTTGGCGGCACCTGCGAAGGCGCGCCGGGCCAGCGAGGGCCACGTCTTTCTGCTTATGTGAGAGACATTGATGGAAACAAGCTGTGCTTTTCTGACTGA
- a CDS encoding LysR substrate-binding domain-containing protein, translating to MRPTLRQLQYIVAVAESGRFRDAATQLGVSQPSLSEQISDAEAQLGVTLIERARTGAVLTPAGVEIVRRARIILTHVEDLKTVARQSAGDLAGRYRLGTLPTIGPYLLPSAVRELHQLYPDLRMGVREERTIDLDEKLNDGRLDMIISTAEDHLNSESMQLFDEQLYVCTASDDPIGQGDGPLKISALKGREVLSLGYGHRLSTVVQKLAEAAGAHVSTEYEGTSLDAIRQMAGMGAGIAIVPSLYAVMEANKDPHQIVRPIDHPLARRQISLVWRAASPLEHNIQKLGLVFRDVAADLLAQGKAVKGKT from the coding sequence ATGAGACCGACCCTTCGCCAACTCCAATACATTGTCGCCGTCGCGGAATCAGGCAGGTTCCGCGATGCCGCAACGCAATTGGGCGTGAGCCAGCCGAGCCTGTCCGAACAGATTTCGGATGCAGAAGCTCAACTCGGTGTGACACTGATCGAAAGAGCCAGGACCGGCGCGGTGCTGACCCCGGCTGGTGTGGAAATCGTCCGCCGCGCACGGATTATTCTGACGCATGTGGAAGATCTGAAGACGGTGGCGCGGCAGTCCGCGGGCGATTTGGCGGGGCGCTACAGGCTGGGAACCCTGCCGACGATTGGCCCTTATTTGTTGCCGAGCGCAGTGCGGGAGCTTCACCAGCTGTACCCGGATCTCAGAATGGGCGTCCGGGAAGAGCGGACGATCGACCTTGACGAAAAACTCAATGATGGCCGGCTCGACATGATCATCTCGACCGCCGAGGATCATCTCAATTCAGAGTCCATGCAGCTCTTCGATGAACAGCTCTATGTCTGCACAGCATCGGACGATCCGATTGGCCAAGGTGATGGTCCGTTGAAGATTTCAGCCCTCAAAGGGCGTGAAGTGCTCAGTCTGGGATATGGTCACCGCCTCAGTACGGTGGTGCAGAAACTGGCAGAAGCCGCAGGCGCCCATGTGTCGACAGAATATGAGGGCACGTCACTGGACGCGATCCGCCAGATGGCCGGCATGGGGGCAGGCATTGCCATTGTCCCCAGCCTCTATGCCGTGATGGAGGCAAACAAGGATCCTCACCAGATCGTCCGTCCGATCGATCATCCCCTGGCACGCCGCCAGATCAGCCTGGTCTGGCGGGCCGCGTCCCCGCTTGAACACAACATCCAGAAACTCGGATTGGTGTTCAGGGACGTGGCGGCCGACCTTTTGGCGCAGGGAAAGGCCGTGAAAGGAAAAACCTAA